In a single window of the Papaver somniferum cultivar HN1 chromosome 8, ASM357369v1, whole genome shotgun sequence genome:
- the LOC113301972 gene encoding AT-hook motif nuclear-localized protein 22-like, giving the protein MDQVTASAHGHSLPPPFHTRDLHLHHHHQQQLHQQHQHHLQQQQQQQQQNSEDDEGSSGLRGKKRDRGGGGDEHSDGNGQEMVSITGEGEITRRPRGRPAGSKNKPKPPIIITRDSANALRAHVMEIANGCDVGESVAAFARRRQRGVCILSGSGTVTNVTLRQPAAPGAIVTLHGRFEILSLSGSFLPPPAPPSATGLTIYLAGGQGQVVGGSVVGQLLASGPVVIMAASFGNAAYERLPLEDEEPSLPLQSGGIGSPGGGGMVGQPQQQPQQNPNQQLLQEQNPALFHGLPPNLLNQCSQLPNEAYWANTGRPPF; this is encoded by the coding sequence ATGGATCAAGTAACAGCATCAGCTCATGGTCATTCACTACCACCTCCTTTTCATACAAGAGATCTTCatctacatcatcatcatcaacagcagTTACACCAACAACACCAGCATCAtctccaacagcaacagcagcagcagcaacagaattctgaagatgatgaaggtagCAGTGGTTTAAGAGGTAAAAAGCGTGATCGAGGTGGCGGCGGCGACGAACATAGCGATGGAAATGGACAAGAAATGGTATCTATCACTGGAGAAGGAGAGATCACAAGAAGACCAAGAGGAAGACCAGCAGGTTCAAAAAACAAACCTAAACCACCAATCATCATCACAAGAGATAGTGCGAATGCACTCAGAGCTCATGTCATGGAGATCGCAAATGGGTGTGATGTCGGAGAAAGTGTTGCTGCTTTTGCTAGACGGAGACAGCGGGGAGTCTGCATTTTAAGTGGAAGTGGTACTGTCACTAATGTTACACTAAGACAACCAGCTGCACCAGGTGCAATTGTAACTTTACACGGCAGATTCGAGATCTTATCACTATCCGGTTCATTCTTACCGCCACCAGCTCCGCCATCGGCTACCGGATTGACCATCTATTTAGCAGGTGGACAAGGCCAAGTAGTTGGTGGTAGTGTTGTTGGTCAACTTCTAGCATCGGGTCCGGTTGTAATTATGGCTGCATCATTTGGTAACGCTGCTTACGAGAGGCTGCCTTTAGAAGATGAAGAGCCTTCATTACCATTACAGAGCGGCGGGATAGGATCGCCAGGAGGTGGCGGAATGGTTGGTCAACCACAACAACAGCCACAACAAAACCCAAACCAACAGCTTTTGCAAGAACAAAACCCAGCTTTATTTCATGGCTTACCACCAAACCTTCTAAATCAATGCAGTCAATTACCAAATGAAGCTTATTGGGCGAATACTGGTCGCCCAcctttttaa
- the LOC113302137 gene encoding uncharacterized protein LOC113302137, producing MLVAQILFALTLKMVEVTAAIVKKAMKEILILDVKMLMNAKILTTAKMQHALIRQGPITVSVQQVENPKPLVKEDWDARLTNETPFHHSSCIGRYWGKHIDYLGQVIVCTLDLSRERK from the exons ATGCTTGTGGCGCAAATACTATTTGCCTTGACTCTCAAAATGGTCGAGGTTACAGCTGCCATTGTGAAAAAGGCTATGAAGGAAATCCTTATCTTGGATGTAAAG ATGTTGATGAATGCAAAGATTCTCACAACTGCAAAGATGCAACATGCTTTAATACGCCAGGGGCCTATTACTGTATCTGTCCAGCAGGTAGAAAACCCGAAACCATTAGTGAAGGAAGATTGGGATGCACGCCTGACAAACgaaaccccatttcatcattcttcttgtatCGGCAG GTATTGGGGTAAGCATATTGATTACTTGGGACAAGTTATAGTTTGTACACTAGACTTGTCacgagaaagaaaatga